The following are encoded in a window of Kitasatospora sp. NBC_01250 genomic DNA:
- a CDS encoding LysR substrate-binding domain-containing protein encodes MELRQVRYFLAVAQELHFGRAAERLHIVQPTVSQQIRRLERELGVDLFDRTTRTVALTAAGSVFVAKAQAILDAERAALAAMAELRAEQSSVLRLGTNVGLGGRLERILTELEALAPGVNLELVSAAPGERLQQVRDGRLDAALVRGITHSPGLELIPLWQDELVAAFPASHPAAARESVELAELAELALRIAPREANPHLVDLVTDACRAAGFEPLMGPAFTTDQDTLAAIGAGRAQWTVFYAAKAAVLPTTRVAFRPFAGGALRLQSYLVVHPASTDRNVSLLLDACRNSLDG; translated from the coding sequence ATGGAACTCCGGCAGGTGCGCTACTTCCTCGCGGTGGCGCAGGAACTCCACTTCGGTCGGGCCGCCGAGCGGCTGCACATCGTCCAGCCCACCGTCAGCCAGCAGATCCGGCGGCTGGAACGGGAGCTGGGCGTCGACCTCTTCGACCGTACGACACGGACGGTCGCCCTGACAGCAGCGGGAAGTGTCTTCGTGGCCAAGGCCCAGGCGATCCTGGACGCCGAGCGGGCCGCGCTGGCGGCGATGGCCGAGCTGCGCGCCGAGCAGTCCTCGGTGCTGCGGCTCGGCACCAACGTGGGGCTCGGCGGCCGGCTGGAGCGGATCCTCACGGAGCTGGAGGCGCTGGCGCCCGGCGTGAACCTGGAGCTGGTCAGCGCGGCACCGGGCGAGCGGCTCCAGCAGGTGCGCGACGGACGGCTCGACGCGGCCCTCGTCCGCGGGATCACCCACAGCCCGGGGCTGGAGCTGATCCCGCTCTGGCAGGACGAGTTGGTGGCGGCGTTCCCGGCGAGCCATCCGGCGGCGGCCCGGGAGAGCGTGGAGCTGGCCGAACTCGCCGAACTGGCGCTGCGGATCGCCCCGCGCGAGGCCAATCCGCACCTGGTCGACCTGGTGACGGACGCCTGCCGGGCGGCGGGCTTCGAGCCACTGATGGGCCCGGCCTTCACCACCGACCAGGACACCCTGGCGGCGATCGGTGCGGGGCGGGCCCAGTGGACGGTCTTCTACGCGGCCAAGGCGGCCGTGCTGCCGACCACCCGCGTGGCGTTCCGCCCGTTCGCGGGCGGGGCGTTGCGGCTGCAGAGCTACCTCGTCGTCCACCCGGCGAGCACCGACCGCAACGTCAGCCTGCTGCTGGACGCCTGCCGCAATTCGCTTGACGGGTGA
- a CDS encoding sugar O-acetyltransferase produces MGEMKDRMLAGDWFIADDPELGEAVMRCAKLLAAFNAIEVPAPAERRAILGQLFGAMGDGVIVRPPFRCDVGWNIGIGARSFVNFGGIFLDTAPITIGADVQIGPNVQLLAPHHELDTERRRAGWEKALPITIGDNVWLGGGVIVCPGVTIGENTVVGAGSVVTKDLPAGVLAVGNPARVIRELD; encoded by the coding sequence GTGGGCGAGATGAAGGACCGGATGCTGGCCGGTGACTGGTTCATCGCGGACGACCCCGAACTGGGCGAGGCCGTCATGCGCTGCGCGAAGCTGCTGGCCGCCTTCAACGCCATCGAGGTACCCGCACCTGCCGAGCGGCGGGCGATCCTGGGGCAGCTGTTCGGCGCGATGGGCGACGGCGTGATCGTCCGACCGCCGTTCCGCTGCGACGTCGGCTGGAACATCGGCATCGGCGCCCGGTCGTTCGTCAACTTCGGCGGGATCTTCCTGGACACCGCGCCGATCACCATCGGCGCGGACGTACAGATCGGGCCGAACGTCCAACTCCTCGCCCCGCACCACGAGCTGGACACCGAGCGGCGCCGGGCCGGGTGGGAGAAGGCGCTGCCGATCACCATCGGCGACAACGTCTGGCTGGGCGGCGGTGTGATCGTCTGCCCGGGCGTCACCATCGGCGAGAACACGGTGGTGGGGGCGGGCAGCGTGGTCACCAAGGACCTGCCCGCCGGCGTGCTGGCGGTCGGCAACCCCGCTCGGGTCATCCGCGAGCTGGACTGA
- a CDS encoding DUF397 domain-containing protein: MSTWRKSSHSNGDGGECIEVDDAAPGHVRDSKDPDGPFLTFHPTAWQAFVRAVAAAEFSPARG; this comes from the coding sequence ATGAGCACCTGGCGTAAGAGCAGCCACAGCAACGGCGACGGCGGCGAGTGCATCGAGGTCGACGACGCCGCCCCCGGTCACGTGCGCGACTCCAAGGACCCCGACGGCCCGTTCCTCACGTTCCACCCCACCGCCTGGCAGGCGTTCGTCCGGGCCGTCGCAGCAGCCGAGTTCAGTCCAGCTCGCGGATGA
- a CDS encoding DUF397 domain-containing protein, whose protein sequence is MQLARWRKSSYSNPDGGDCIEIDDANPGHVRDSKDPNGPFLTFRPSSWQSFVHATASGEFTHEHLA, encoded by the coding sequence ATGCAGCTCGCCCGGTGGCGGAAGAGTAGCTACAGCAACCCGGATGGCGGCGATTGCATCGAGATCGATGACGCCAACCCCGGCCACGTCCGCGACTCCAAGGACCCCAACGGCCCGTTCCTCACGTTCCGTCCGTCATCCTGGCAGAGCTTCGTCCACGCGACCGCAAGCGGGGAGTTCACCCATGAGCACCTGGCGTAA
- a CDS encoding helix-turn-helix domain-containing protein — MPGFQPRPLHPERSARDLYGAEIRRLREAAGMSLTRLAEILKFSKAHLSRIETAESPPPEGLSEKLDAAFGTGGTFVRLFPLARLEQFPDRYRRYMELAAQAVIRESFTETIPGLLQTPAFVEAILRAGAPFSDEDEIQHKITARLKQQDRLHGANPPRYWFIMDEAALRRLVGGPLLMRDQMKALLEAGKLRHVTLQVLPFRAGGHSELGGSLMLLKLPGGSVVAYEEGSRNGLLIEKSDIVAKRQAYYDLLRAQALSPEDSSAMISAALEGFDHAARPVAEE; from the coding sequence ATGCCAGGCTTCCAACCTCGTCCGCTCCACCCGGAGCGTTCTGCGCGGGATCTGTACGGGGCTGAAATCCGGCGGCTCCGTGAGGCGGCCGGGATGTCGCTGACCCGGCTCGCGGAGATCCTGAAGTTCTCCAAGGCGCACCTGTCGCGGATCGAGACGGCGGAGTCGCCGCCGCCGGAGGGGCTGTCGGAGAAGCTGGACGCGGCGTTCGGGACCGGGGGGACGTTCGTCAGGCTGTTCCCACTGGCGAGATTGGAGCAGTTCCCGGACAGGTACCGGCGATATATGGAGTTGGCCGCTCAGGCAGTGATCCGTGAGAGCTTCACTGAGACCATCCCTGGCCTCCTGCAGACACCCGCGTTCGTAGAGGCGATCCTGCGCGCAGGTGCTCCGTTCTCTGATGAGGACGAGATCCAGCACAAGATCACAGCACGCCTCAAGCAGCAGGACCGTCTCCACGGAGCGAACCCCCCGCGGTACTGGTTCATCATGGACGAGGCTGCACTGCGCAGGCTCGTGGGCGGACCACTACTCATGCGGGATCAGATGAAGGCCTTGCTTGAGGCCGGCAAGCTTCGCCATGTGACACTCCAGGTCCTACCGTTCAGGGCCGGCGGCCACTCTGAGCTGGGCGGCTCACTGATGCTGCTGAAGCTGCCAGGCGGTTCAGTTGTCGCGTACGAAGAAGGCAGCCGCAACGGCCTGTTGATCGAGAAATCGGACATCGTCGCGAAGCGCCAGGCGTACTACGATCTTCTCAGGGCGCAAGCTCTGTCGCCGGAGGACTCCTCCGCGATGATCAGTGCGGCACTGGAAGGATTCGACCATGCAGCTCGCCCGGTGGCGGAAGAGTAG
- a CDS encoding DsbA family oxidoreductase, with amino-acid sequence MKVEIYSDIACPWCYIGKRRFDQALERFEGKGEVEVTFRPYQLVPDAPATASPHRAWLAERYGPQSRAMDDRVTELGRAEGIDYDFDAALHANTFLGHRLLHLAETEYGTAAQGVLKEALLKAHFTDGVDVGDRAALTEVAVAAGLDRARVTEYLAGDEGADEVQRQLDEARQLGISAVPTFVFDGQWAVQGGQEVETFLRVFEQVASEQQHAEQQAGAAAHGHGDDACADGACAI; translated from the coding sequence ATGAAGGTCGAGATCTACTCGGACATCGCCTGCCCCTGGTGCTACATCGGCAAGCGCCGCTTCGACCAGGCCCTGGAGCGCTTCGAGGGCAAGGGCGAGGTCGAGGTGACCTTCCGCCCCTACCAGCTCGTCCCCGACGCCCCCGCCACCGCCAGCCCGCACCGCGCCTGGCTGGCCGAGCGCTACGGGCCGCAGTCGCGCGCGATGGACGACCGGGTGACCGAGCTGGGCCGCGCCGAGGGCATCGACTACGACTTCGACGCCGCGCTGCACGCCAACACCTTCCTCGGCCACCGCCTGCTGCACCTGGCGGAGACGGAGTACGGCACCGCCGCCCAGGGCGTGCTCAAGGAGGCGCTGCTCAAGGCGCACTTCACCGACGGCGTGGACGTCGGCGACCGCGCCGCGCTCACCGAGGTCGCCGTCGCGGCCGGCCTGGACCGGGCCCGGGTCACCGAGTACCTGGCGGGCGACGAGGGCGCCGACGAGGTGCAGCGCCAGCTGGACGAGGCGCGGCAGCTGGGCATCAGCGCCGTGCCGACCTTCGTCTTCGACGGGCAGTGGGCCGTCCAGGGCGGCCAGGAGGTGGAGACCTTCCTGCGCGTCTTCGAGCAGGTCGCGAGCGAGCAGCAGCACGCCGAGCAGCAGGCCGGGGCCGCCGCCCACGGCCACGGCGACGACGCGTGCGCCGACGGCGCCTGCGCGATCTGA
- a CDS encoding sigma-70 family RNA polymerase sigma factor has translation MTPEEPNERGGERSTEPGAEPVTGQVPGQGGAPSRESLNPPPESPSPLPAPASEPLAPLTGRVPGQAVAGQGSVLPEAFVAPQANTGASRGRSPEEADPTAPLAVVPPPADPVDGERPPSDAELTALVRGGDDGAYEELYRRHADAVRRYARSCCRDSFTAEDLAGEVFARTFQALKAGKGPEFAVRAYLLTAVRNIAATWTRGERREQLIDDFGAFSQSTAAATIEYDLADPGADAWAIAQADQRMVMQAFIELPEDDRVLLWHTEVERESPKAVAVLLGKTANATAVQAHRARARLAAGFLQAHVSATPAQGCEEYANRLGLYARGALRKRASAEVGEHVRGCTACTAALLELVDINHALRLLLPGGVLVWVGAGAFSAVAAALGAGALAGGAAAGGAAAASGAAAASGAAAGASGAAAASGAAGAAGAGGAAGAGGSSGGGAAAAAGEGLGTAAKAGIAAAVAVAAAAAVAYALTGSPAPAPTAAPAPPAPSASAGPAPKPSAAPKPPAPSPQPPTPQAPTPTPARPTPSPAPPASKPTPTPAPRPTPTPTVSLPTLPPVPTPTVPAIPTPEIPTPSIAAPPAPPAPTPSAPAPTPAPSILPSSLPTLLPSPPVPSSFWMDQLPFSKGSNRVPPDGPTINRQDGSGWLLQRDRLRVGGTAYKNGVSVAAPSTVAIDLNRACTAFDAVVGVDDLTLVPGAVRFSVTDADGASLWRSPDLRAWDAAAPVHVPLAGRTSIRLVVTPVDGFWSNGSIADWADARFSC, from the coding sequence ATGACCCCCGAGGAGCCGAACGAGCGCGGCGGCGAGCGCAGCACCGAGCCCGGCGCCGAGCCCGTGACCGGCCAGGTGCCGGGGCAGGGCGGCGCGCCCTCGCGCGAATCGCTCAACCCGCCGCCGGAGTCGCCGTCCCCGCTGCCTGCTCCCGCCTCCGAACCGCTCGCGCCGCTGACCGGCCGGGTGCCGGGGCAGGCCGTCGCCGGGCAGGGCAGCGTGCTGCCCGAGGCGTTCGTCGCCCCCCAGGCGAACACCGGCGCGAGCCGCGGCCGCTCCCCCGAGGAGGCCGATCCCACTGCGCCACTGGCCGTCGTGCCACCGCCCGCCGACCCGGTGGACGGCGAGCGCCCGCCCTCCGACGCCGAGTTGACGGCGCTGGTGCGCGGCGGCGACGACGGCGCCTACGAGGAGCTGTACCGCCGGCACGCCGATGCGGTGCGCCGCTACGCCCGCAGCTGCTGCCGCGACAGCTTCACCGCCGAGGACTTGGCCGGCGAGGTCTTCGCCCGCACCTTCCAGGCGCTGAAGGCGGGCAAGGGCCCGGAGTTCGCCGTCCGTGCCTACCTGCTGACCGCCGTGCGCAACATCGCCGCCACCTGGACCCGCGGCGAGCGCCGCGAGCAGCTGATCGACGACTTCGGCGCCTTCAGCCAGTCGACGGCCGCCGCCACCATCGAGTACGACCTCGCCGACCCCGGCGCGGACGCCTGGGCGATCGCCCAGGCCGACCAGCGCATGGTGATGCAGGCCTTCATCGAACTGCCGGAGGACGACCGGGTGCTGCTCTGGCACACCGAGGTCGAGCGGGAGTCGCCCAAGGCCGTCGCCGTCCTGCTGGGCAAGACCGCGAACGCCACCGCCGTGCAGGCGCACCGGGCGCGCGCCCGGCTGGCCGCCGGCTTCCTGCAGGCTCATGTCTCGGCCACCCCGGCCCAGGGCTGCGAGGAGTACGCCAACCGGCTCGGCCTCTACGCCCGGGGCGCGCTGCGCAAGCGGGCCTCGGCCGAGGTCGGCGAGCACGTGCGCGGGTGCACGGCGTGCACGGCCGCGCTGCTGGAGCTGGTCGACATCAACCACGCGCTGCGGCTGCTGCTGCCCGGTGGCGTGCTGGTGTGGGTCGGGGCCGGTGCCTTCTCGGCCGTCGCGGCGGCGCTGGGCGCCGGCGCGCTCGCGGGCGGCGCCGCGGCCGGTGGTGCGGCAGCGGCGAGCGGTGCGGCAGCGGCGAGCGGCGCGGCGGCCGGTGCGAGCGGCGCGGCAGCGGCGAGCGGCGCGGCTGGTGCTGCCGGTGCGGGAGGGGCCGCCGGGGCCGGGGGTTCCTCCGGTGGTGGCGCCGCCGCAGCCGCCGGGGAGGGCCTGGGCACCGCCGCGAAGGCGGGCATCGCCGCCGCCGTGGCGGTGGCCGCCGCGGCCGCCGTCGCCTATGCGCTGACCGGCTCCCCGGCCCCCGCGCCCACGGCCGCCCCGGCGCCCCCCGCGCCGAGCGCCTCGGCCGGCCCGGCCCCGAAGCCGTCCGCCGCGCCGAAGCCGCCCGCACCGAGTCCGCAGCCGCCGACCCCGCAGGCCCCCACGCCGACGCCCGCCCGGCCGACGCCGAGCCCGGCACCGCCGGCTTCGAAGCCCACGCCCACCCCGGCACCCAGGCCGACGCCGACGCCGACGGTGTCGCTGCCCACGCTGCCGCCGGTGCCGACGCCGACCGTGCCGGCGATCCCCACCCCGGAGATCCCGACGCCCTCGATCGCGGCCCCGCCGGCCCCGCCCGCACCGACACCGTCGGCGCCGGCGCCCACCCCGGCGCCGAGCATCCTGCCGAGCTCGCTGCCGACGCTGCTGCCCAGCCCGCCGGTCCCGAGCAGCTTCTGGATGGACCAGCTGCCGTTCAGCAAGGGCTCGAACCGGGTGCCGCCGGACGGTCCGACGATCAACCGCCAGGACGGCAGCGGCTGGCTGCTCCAGCGCGACCGGCTCCGGGTGGGCGGCACCGCCTACAAGAACGGCGTCAGCGTGGCCGCGCCGTCCACGGTGGCGATCGACCTGAACCGCGCCTGTACCGCCTTCGACGCGGTGGTCGGCGTGGACGACCTGACGCTCGTGCCGGGCGCCGTCCGGTTCTCGGTCACCGACGCGGACGGGGCGAGCCTGTGGCGCTCACCCGATCTGCGGGCCTGGGACGCGGCGGCGCCGGTGCACGTGCCGCTGGCCGGGCGGACGTCGATCCGGCTGGTGGTGACGCCGGTGGACGGCTTCTGGTCCAACGGCAGCATCGCGGACTGGGCCGACGCCCGGTTCAGCTGCTGA
- a CDS encoding TetR/AcrR family transcriptional regulator, translating to MGSPRLRVDARRNLESVLRAAREVFGELGYDAPMEEVARRAGVGVGTVYRRFPSKEVLVQRIAAEEVAWLTARAREALYGPAGPWEALAGYLATAVGTGAGRLLPPEAFGYAEELARVPEQRLPPDAAPEAGEPLGAVGVPDADPRLLLQLLAALVTRAAAAGELRPGVTVSEIVLVLTAAVPPAIGRTLAARQDAGPLPGGPVPEPAERLLRILLDGLRAG from the coding sequence GTGGGCAGCCCGCGGTTGCGGGTGGACGCTCGGCGGAACCTGGAGAGCGTGCTGCGTGCGGCCCGCGAGGTCTTCGGTGAACTCGGGTACGACGCACCGATGGAGGAGGTCGCACGGCGGGCCGGCGTGGGTGTCGGCACGGTGTACCGGCGCTTTCCCAGCAAGGAGGTGCTGGTCCAGCGGATCGCCGCCGAGGAGGTGGCCTGGCTGACCGCGCGGGCCCGGGAGGCGCTCTACGGGCCGGCCGGCCCCTGGGAGGCGCTGGCCGGCTACCTGGCCACCGCGGTGGGCACCGGGGCCGGGCGGCTGCTGCCGCCGGAGGCCTTCGGTTACGCCGAGGAGCTGGCCCGGGTGCCGGAGCAGCGGCTGCCACCGGACGCCGCACCGGAGGCCGGTGAGCCGCTGGGCGCGGTCGGGGTGCCGGACGCCGATCCGCGGCTGCTGCTCCAGTTACTCGCCGCATTGGTGACCAGGGCGGCGGCAGCGGGCGAACTGCGGCCCGGGGTCACCGTCTCGGAGATCGTGCTGGTGCTGACGGCGGCCGTGCCACCGGCGATCGGGCGCACCCTGGCGGCCCGGCAGGACGCTGGTCCGCTGCCCGGCGGGCCGGTGCCCGAGCCGGCCGAGCGGCTGCTGCGGATCCTGCTGGACGGTCTGCGGGCGGGCTGA
- a CDS encoding NAD(P)/FAD-dependent oxidoreductase, whose amino-acid sequence MGGGCAGLATAQRLQRELQSELRAGRAEVTVVEAAPYLTYRPLLAEVAAGSIDPRHVVVPLRQALPDCRVLTGRVARIDHARRLAWLTPKDGVESELAYDELVLAAGSTERGAPVPGLAEHGLRFGTVGEAVALGRHVRDQLDLASTTRDPELRDAALTFVFVGAGYGGVGALAELEDMARRSLRGYPNIAPADLRWVLVERGERILAEAEPELAEQALSHLRERNVDVRLKTALDSARDHAVALSDGTRLAARTLVWTAGARPAPVLGATDLPTGDDGRIRCLDTLQVLGPDGRALPGAWAAGDCAAVPLGPELCGRDARHALTQGGLLAENLLAVAAARPPRGYRPDPRHAADPLGLRLVAGPARKGLSGHRAWLLQRARTLRGLPSNQGRVRVLADWVLGGGRDH is encoded by the coding sequence GTGGGCGGCGGTTGTGCGGGGCTGGCCACGGCCCAACGGCTCCAGCGGGAACTCCAGTCGGAGCTGCGGGCCGGGCGCGCGGAAGTCACCGTGGTTGAGGCCGCACCCTATCTGACGTACCGTCCGCTGCTCGCCGAGGTGGCCGCCGGATCCATCGATCCGCGGCATGTCGTGGTCCCGCTGCGCCAGGCGCTGCCCGACTGCCGGGTGCTCACCGGTCGGGTCGCCCGGATCGACCACGCCCGCCGGCTGGCCTGGCTCACCCCGAAAGACGGCGTCGAGAGCGAACTGGCGTACGACGAGCTGGTGCTGGCGGCCGGCTCGACGGAGCGCGGTGCCCCGGTCCCCGGCCTCGCCGAGCACGGCCTGCGCTTCGGGACGGTCGGCGAGGCGGTCGCGCTGGGCCGGCACGTGCGCGACCAGCTCGACCTCGCCTCCACCACCCGCGACCCCGAACTGCGCGACGCCGCACTGACCTTCGTCTTCGTCGGGGCCGGCTACGGCGGCGTCGGCGCGCTCGCCGAGCTGGAGGACATGGCCCGCCGTTCGCTGCGCGGCTACCCCAACATCGCTCCCGCGGACCTGCGCTGGGTGCTGGTCGAGCGGGGCGAGCGGATCCTCGCCGAGGCCGAGCCGGAACTGGCCGAACAGGCCTTGTCCCACCTGCGCGAGCGGAACGTGGACGTCCGCCTGAAGACCGCGCTCGACTCCGCACGCGACCACGCGGTGGCGCTCTCCGACGGCACCCGCCTGGCCGCCCGCACCCTGGTCTGGACGGCCGGCGCGCGCCCCGCGCCGGTGCTCGGCGCCACCGACCTGCCCACCGGCGACGACGGCCGGATCCGCTGCCTGGACACCCTCCAGGTGCTCGGCCCCGACGGGCGGGCGCTGCCCGGCGCCTGGGCGGCCGGTGACTGCGCCGCCGTCCCGCTGGGCCCGGAGCTCTGCGGCCGCGACGCGCGGCACGCCCTGACCCAGGGCGGGCTGCTGGCCGAGAACCTGCTCGCGGTGGCCGCCGCCCGCCCGCCGCGCGGCTACCGGCCCGACCCGCGCCACGCCGCCGACCCGCTCGGCCTGCGGCTGGTGGCCGGGCCGGCGCGCAAGGGCCTGTCCGGCCACCGGGCCTGGCTGCTGCAGCGCGCCCGCACGCTGCGCGGACTGCCGAGCAACCAGGGGCGGGTGCGGGTGCTGGCGGACTGGGTGCTGGGCGGCGGCCGGGACCACTGA
- a CDS encoding NUDIX hydrolase yields MSSDAIRRVRPAAYAVCVEDGRILLARWVGADGERLWTMPGGGLDHGEDPYDAAIREVREETGYEVELVRLLGVDSENFLVPASSSNPQARDFHGLRILYEGRITGGELRNETDGSTDLAAWIPLAEVEGLERVSLVDIAVALHREKPALGRIVR; encoded by the coding sequence ATGTCATCAGATGCCATACGAAGAGTTCGTCCCGCGGCCTATGCGGTCTGCGTCGAGGACGGCCGGATCCTGCTCGCGCGCTGGGTCGGCGCGGACGGGGAGCGGCTGTGGACCATGCCCGGCGGCGGGCTCGACCACGGGGAGGACCCGTACGACGCGGCGATCCGGGAGGTGCGGGAGGAGACCGGGTACGAGGTCGAGCTGGTCCGGTTGCTCGGGGTCGACTCGGAGAACTTCCTCGTTCCGGCGAGCTCCTCGAACCCCCAGGCGCGGGACTTCCACGGTCTGCGGATCCTCTACGAGGGCCGGATCACCGGGGGCGAGCTGCGCAACGAGACCGACGGCTCGACGGATCTGGCGGCCTGGATCCCGCTGGCGGAGGTCGAGGGACTGGAGCGGGTGTCCTTGGTGGACATCGCCGTCGCGCTCCACCGGGAAAAGCCGGCACTGGGTCGCATCGTGCGATGA
- the mshD gene encoding mycothiol synthase, translating to MDTAKTPESESHVSPEIQVSAGLTAEQLDTAHAVLRAAAAADGREAVSEAGRLRLRVAEPREGVRHLVAGGTDAPAGYAQVELQEKSATAELAVHPDRRGLGLGRALAGAVLAEAGEQRAVDFWAHGGHPAARRLAEAFGAELVRELRQMRRTAAAPAEVPLPEGVTLRTFRPGADDEAWLRLNALAFAHHPEQGSWTARDLADRIAEPWFDPAGFFLAVRGAGTADERLVGFHWTKVHPATAAEPELGEVYVVGVDPAEQGNGLGKALTAAGLRHLAADRGLPTVLLYVDADNVAAVRVYERVGFTVHEVDLMYRVTEGRRVG from the coding sequence ATGGATACCGCCAAGACTCCCGAGTCCGAGTCCCACGTGAGCCCCGAGATCCAGGTGAGCGCCGGTCTGACGGCCGAGCAGCTCGACACCGCGCACGCCGTGTTGCGCGCCGCTGCGGCCGCCGACGGCCGCGAGGCCGTCTCGGAGGCGGGCCGCCTGCGGCTGCGGGTGGCCGAGCCGCGCGAGGGCGTGCGGCACCTGGTGGCCGGCGGCACCGACGCCCCGGCCGGCTACGCGCAGGTCGAGCTCCAGGAGAAGTCCGCCACCGCCGAGCTGGCCGTGCACCCGGACCGCCGCGGGCTGGGGCTGGGCCGGGCGCTGGCCGGTGCGGTGCTCGCCGAGGCCGGCGAGCAGCGGGCCGTCGACTTCTGGGCGCACGGCGGCCACCCGGCGGCCCGGCGACTGGCCGAGGCGTTCGGTGCGGAGCTGGTCCGTGAGCTGCGGCAGATGCGCCGCACCGCGGCGGCCCCGGCCGAGGTGCCGCTGCCCGAGGGCGTCACGCTGCGGACCTTCCGGCCCGGTGCGGACGACGAGGCCTGGCTGCGGCTCAACGCGCTGGCCTTCGCCCACCACCCGGAACAGGGTTCCTGGACCGCCCGCGACCTGGCCGACCGGATCGCCGAGCCGTGGTTCGACCCGGCCGGCTTCTTCCTCGCGGTCCGCGGCGCCGGCACCGCGGACGAGCGCCTGGTCGGCTTCCACTGGACCAAGGTGCACCCGGCCACCGCCGCCGAGCCCGAGCTGGGCGAGGTCTACGTGGTCGGGGTGGACCCGGCCGAGCAGGGCAACGGCCTGGGCAAGGCGCTGACCGCGGCCGGACTGCGCCATCTGGCGGCGGACCGCGGGCTGCCCACCGTGCTGCTCTACGTCGACGCGGACAACGTGGCCGCGGTGCGGGTCTACGAGCGTGTGGGATTCACGGTGCACGAGGTAGACCTGATGTATCGGGTCACCGAGGGTCGTCGAGTGGGCTAG